A window of Callospermophilus lateralis isolate mCalLat2 chromosome 17, mCalLat2.hap1, whole genome shotgun sequence contains these coding sequences:
- the Elac1 gene encoding zinc phosphodiesterase ELAC protein 1 has translation MSMDVTFLGTGAAYPSPTRGASAVVFRCEGECWLFDCGEGTQTQLMKSQLKAGRITKIFITHLHGDHFFGLPGLLCTISLQSGSVVTKQPIEIYGPVGLRDFIWRTMELSHTELVFPYVVHELVPTEDQCPTEVLKESSHVDKATESPPSPKEGQGRTILLDSEENSYLLVDDEQFVVKAFRLFHRIPSFGFSVVEKKRPGKLNAQKLKDLGVPPGPAYGKLKNGISVVLENGVTISPQDVLKKPIVGRKICILGDCSGVVGDGGVKLCFEADLLIHEATLDDTQMDKAKEHGHSTPQMAATFAKMCQAKRLVLTHFSQRYKPVALAREGETDGIAELKKQAESVLDLQEVTLAEDFMVIGIPIKK, from the exons ATGTCTATGGATGTGACGTTTCTTGGGACTGGTGCAGCATATCCATCCCCTACTCGGGGTGCCTCTGCTGTGGTCTTTCGGTGTGAAGGCGAATGCTGGCTCTTTGACTGTGGAGAGGGGACACAGACACAGCTTATGAAAAGCCAACTGAAGGCAG GGAGAATTACCAAGATTTTCATCACGCATCTTCATGGAGATCATTTCTTTGGCCTTCCCGGCCTCCTCTGCACAATCAGCCTGCAGAGTGGCTCTGTGGTCACCAAACAGCCAATTGAAATCTATGGCCCTGTAGGACTTCGAGACTTTATCTGGCGAACTATGGAGCTCTCTCACACAGAGTTGGTGTTCCCTTACGTGGTCCATGAGCTGGTGCCCACAGAAGATCAGTGTCCTACAGAAGTACTAaaagaatcttcacatgtggataAAGCAACAGAGAGCCCCCCCTCTCCCAAAGAGGGACAAGGAAGAACTATCCTATTAGATTCAGAAGAAAACTCATACCTTCTGGTTGATGATGAACAGTTTGTTGTAAAAGCATTTCGCCTCTTTCACAGAATTCCCTCCTTTGGGTTTTCAGTTGTAGAAAAGAAACGCCCAGGTAAACTCAATGCACAGAAGCTGAAAGACCTTG GTGTTCCGCCAGGTCCTGCCTATGGGAAGCTGAAAAATGGAATCTCAGTTGTTCTGGAAAATGGGGTTACAATTTCTCCCCAGGATGTCTTAAAAAAGCCTATTGTTGGAAGAAAAATATGCATATTGGGTGATTGTTCTGGGGTTGTAGGAGATGGAGGAGTGAAACTGTGCTTTGAAGCAGACCTGTTGATCCATGAGGCAACCCTGGATGACACCCAGATGGACAAAGCAAAGGAGCATGGCCACAGCACACCTCAGATGGCAGCAACGTTTGCAAAAATGTGCCAAGCAAAGAGGCTGGTTCTTACTCATTTCAGTCAGAGGTACAAACCAGTTGCCTTGGCCAGAGAAGGAGAAACAGATGGCATTGCGGAACTGAAAAAGCAAGCAGAATCAGTGTTAGATCTCCAAGAAGTGACTCTAGCAGAAGATTTTATGGTGATTGGCATTCCAATCAAGAAATGA